The following are encoded together in the Streptomyces sp. NBC_00358 genome:
- a CDS encoding GNAT family N-acetyltransferase, protein MLIRRETPADIAAVRSVTTAAFGKQGTPIPAEAVLVDELRDCEGWLPELSLVAVNERGEVVGHVVCTRGHIDAAPALGLGPLSVRPDHQRRGAGLALVHTVLGAADALGEPLVALLGSPAYYGRFGFHPSTRYGITPPDPSYGEYFQVRTLSAYVPTLRGTFAYAAPFDGL, encoded by the coding sequence GTGCTGATCCGACGCGAAACGCCCGCCGACATCGCAGCTGTACGCTCCGTCACCACGGCCGCGTTCGGCAAGCAGGGGACCCCGATCCCCGCCGAGGCCGTCCTCGTGGACGAACTGCGCGACTGCGAGGGCTGGTTGCCGGAGTTGTCGCTCGTGGCGGTGAACGAGCGGGGTGAGGTCGTCGGGCATGTGGTCTGTACCCGGGGGCACATCGACGCCGCCCCGGCCCTGGGGCTCGGCCCGCTCAGCGTGCGCCCCGACCATCAGCGTCGCGGCGCCGGGCTGGCACTCGTCCACACCGTGCTCGGCGCGGCGGACGCGCTCGGGGAGCCGCTCGTCGCGCTGCTCGGCAGCCCCGCGTACTACGGCCGTTTCGGCTTCCACCCCAGCACGCGGTACGGCATCACGCCGCCGGACCCCAGCTACGGCGAGTACTTCCAGGTGCGGACCCTCTCGGCGTACGTCCCGACACTGCGCGGCACTTTCGCGTACGCCGCACCGTTCGACGGTCTCTAG
- a CDS encoding dienelactone hydrolase family protein, translating to MTGQWETLGETGGVEAYVHRPAGDVRGAVVVCSELYGVNAYVRDTCAELAASGYVALAPDYYWRSARRTGLGYSAEERDDGLVLMRALDRDELVADASAALAAARTETGERGVAFLGLSMGGHIAVRAATELSFELAVLFYPGWLLNSGFPLVGPVPPLETSERIAAGGAFLLGFRGELDHIIPAEEWEQAERQLTEAKVPHELVTYPGARHGFACADRPDDHDPQAGADAWRKVYAALESHL from the coding sequence ATGACCGGTCAGTGGGAAACACTCGGTGAAACGGGCGGCGTCGAGGCGTATGTGCACCGGCCGGCGGGTGACGTGCGGGGCGCCGTGGTGGTCTGCTCGGAGCTCTACGGAGTGAACGCCTACGTCCGCGACACCTGCGCCGAGTTGGCGGCCTCCGGCTATGTCGCGCTGGCGCCCGACTACTACTGGCGCAGCGCCCGTCGCACCGGACTCGGGTACTCCGCCGAGGAGCGCGACGACGGCCTCGTGCTGATGCGCGCCCTGGACCGGGACGAGTTGGTGGCCGACGCCTCCGCGGCGCTGGCCGCGGCACGCACGGAGACCGGGGAGCGGGGCGTGGCCTTCCTCGGACTGAGCATGGGCGGGCACATCGCGGTCCGGGCGGCGACCGAGCTGAGCTTCGAGCTGGCGGTCCTCTTCTACCCGGGCTGGCTGCTGAACAGCGGCTTCCCGCTGGTCGGTCCGGTGCCCCCGCTGGAGACCAGCGAGCGGATCGCCGCGGGCGGCGCGTTCCTGCTGGGCTTTCGCGGCGAGCTGGACCACATCATCCCGGCCGAGGAGTGGGAGCAGGCCGAGCGGCAGCTCACCGAGGCGAAGGTGCCGCACGAGCTGGTGACCTACCCGGGCGCCCGGCACGGCTTCGCCTGTGCGGACCGCCCGGACGACCACGACCCACAGGCCGGCGCGGACGCCTGGCGCAAGGTCTACGCCGCCCTGGAGTCGCACCTCTAG
- a CDS encoding NAD(P)/FAD-dependent oxidoreductase, translated as MHESTPARRPRVIVIGASAAGLFAAAAFAPAADVTVVERDTLPAGPEARKGVPQAHHAHLLWGGGVLACEELLPGLLDEAVEQGARLVGVMGDMVSMAPNAVWFRRFRTPHRVLVCSLPLLHHVLRTHVLRAGAITLREGVTVKSLKGTAAAVTGVVLDTDGTEESLDADLVVDASGRGTRVTTWLARLGLPGVEERVVDAGVTYASRYYRALGTSAETGFPLVNVQANPERPPGRGGIIVPVEGGRWLVTLSGTRGGEPTSDPDDFLEFAHRLGDPVIGDLLKGAEPLGPVRISHSTANRRRYFEKLPDWPEGLVVVGDAVGSFNPVYGHGMAVAAKCAREIIAVLKSAGVRTPGIARRLQRAVAQPVGDAWDLAIGQDARYPGASDTELNAVERLLARYVDLCVRTGARNPRALHALLDVMSLEKRPTRLFSLDMLWPMLFGRKLPFQPTAPLTSAELDSTLR; from the coding sequence ATGCATGAGAGCACACCGGCCCGCCGACCGAGGGTCATTGTCATAGGCGCGAGCGCCGCCGGTCTGTTCGCCGCCGCGGCGTTCGCCCCGGCCGCCGACGTCACCGTCGTCGAGCGCGACACCCTCCCTGCCGGGCCCGAAGCACGCAAGGGTGTCCCGCAGGCACATCACGCCCATCTGCTGTGGGGTGGCGGGGTGTTGGCCTGCGAGGAGTTGTTGCCCGGCCTGTTGGACGAGGCCGTCGAGCAGGGCGCGCGCCTGGTCGGCGTCATGGGTGACATGGTCAGCATGGCCCCGAACGCGGTGTGGTTCCGCCGGTTCAGGACACCGCACCGCGTTCTTGTCTGCTCCCTCCCGCTGCTGCACCACGTCCTGCGCACCCACGTGCTGCGCGCCGGCGCCATAACGCTGCGGGAGGGTGTCACCGTCAAGAGCCTGAAGGGAACCGCCGCCGCTGTCACGGGTGTTGTGCTCGACACCGACGGAACGGAGGAGAGCCTGGACGCCGATCTGGTGGTCGACGCCTCCGGCCGAGGCACCCGGGTGACGACGTGGCTGGCGCGTCTGGGCCTGCCGGGTGTCGAGGAGCGCGTGGTCGACGCCGGTGTGACCTACGCGTCCCGCTACTACAGGGCGCTTGGCACCAGTGCGGAGACCGGCTTCCCCCTGGTCAACGTGCAGGCCAATCCGGAGCGTCCGCCCGGGCGCGGCGGGATCATCGTTCCGGTCGAGGGCGGTCGATGGCTGGTCACCCTGAGCGGGACCCGCGGCGGAGAGCCCACGTCCGATCCCGACGACTTCCTGGAGTTCGCGCACCGCCTCGGTGACCCGGTCATCGGAGACCTGCTGAAGGGCGCCGAGCCGCTGGGACCGGTCCGCATCTCGCACAGCACGGCCAACCGGCGACGCTACTTCGAGAAACTGCCCGACTGGCCGGAGGGGCTTGTCGTCGTCGGTGACGCCGTCGGGAGTTTCAACCCCGTCTACGGCCACGGGATGGCCGTCGCGGCGAAATGCGCGCGGGAGATCATCGCCGTCCTGAAGTCCGCCGGTGTCCGCACGCCCGGCATCGCCCGGCGCCTGCAGCGTGCGGTGGCGCAGCCCGTCGGCGACGCGTGGGACCTGGCGATCGGGCAGGACGCCAGGTATCCAGGAGCCTCCGATACCGAGCTCAACGCCGTCGAACGTCTCCTGGCCCGCTACGTCGACCTCTGTGTGAGAACGGGTGCCCGCAACCCCCGCGCCCTGCACGCTCTTCTGGACGTCATGAGCCTCGAAAAGCGCCCGACCCGGCTGTTCTCCCTGGACATGCTCTGGCCGATGCTCTTCGGCAGGAAGCTGCCGTTCCAGCCGACGGCCCCACTCACCAGCGCCGAACTGGACTCCACCCTGCGCTGA
- a CDS encoding MAB_1171c family putative transporter, with product MSLRLPYIVPTVLLATALALKAPTFLRASRDPDVRATVVLLACGTAVFVVVTPDTILWLNNVSGVANIAAPIAYSLLTLFCAIQLTMIMRWREPPSGRRRRRMFTVSWIHAGIVAALWTTFLMADVPVPRIYDLDTYYATTPWMQEHILLYLINHAVSVVVAAYLLWIWFPQVTDRWLKTGVVVLQAGFALGLLFDTTKLIAIVARWTGHDLDFLSTQVAPQFAFVEAVLVALGFIAPQAGPFVQGWARNKAAYRRLRPLWRILRDTRASAATASFGLWTPLELRLMQCQQRIHDALRVLGPYFDHGLHQRAYTTALAELGAERAHGVAGALALQAAVDAYGDKALHDARDQPAQIGAGVSDHLDAIARALSRPHVLDSIRQQISPAESAPTHA from the coding sequence ATGAGCCTTCGCCTTCCCTACATCGTCCCTACCGTCCTCCTCGCGACAGCCCTCGCCCTCAAAGCACCCACTTTCCTGCGGGCCTCCCGCGACCCGGACGTACGGGCCACTGTCGTGCTCCTGGCCTGCGGAACAGCTGTCTTCGTCGTCGTCACGCCGGACACGATCCTGTGGCTCAACAACGTCAGCGGCGTGGCGAACATCGCCGCTCCCATCGCGTACAGCCTGCTGACGCTGTTCTGCGCCATCCAGCTGACGATGATCATGCGGTGGCGGGAACCGCCCTCCGGCCGACGGCGGCGGCGCATGTTCACCGTCTCCTGGATCCACGCGGGGATCGTCGCCGCCCTCTGGACCACGTTCCTGATGGCCGACGTTCCCGTACCGCGCATCTACGACCTCGACACCTACTACGCGACCACGCCCTGGATGCAGGAACACATCCTCCTGTACCTGATCAACCATGCGGTATCGGTGGTGGTGGCCGCGTACTTGCTGTGGATCTGGTTCCCCCAGGTCACCGACCGGTGGCTGAAGACGGGTGTCGTCGTCCTCCAGGCCGGCTTCGCCCTGGGCCTCCTGTTCGACACGACCAAACTGATCGCCATCGTCGCTCGCTGGACGGGCCACGACCTCGACTTCCTCAGCACGCAGGTCGCGCCCCAGTTCGCGTTCGTCGAGGCCGTCCTGGTGGCTCTCGGGTTCATCGCCCCTCAGGCGGGACCGTTCGTGCAAGGGTGGGCCCGCAACAAGGCCGCCTACCGGAGACTGCGCCCCCTCTGGCGGATCCTGCGCGACACCAGAGCTTCCGCCGCGACCGCGTCCTTCGGCCTGTGGACTCCCCTCGAACTACGCCTCATGCAATGTCAGCAGCGCATCCACGACGCGCTTCGCGTCCTTGGTCCCTACTTCGACCACGGTCTGCACCAGCGGGCCTACACCACGGCGCTGGCCGAACTCGGCGCGGAGCGGGCCCACGGAGTCGCCGGAGCCCTCGCCCTCCAGGCCGCCGTCGACGCCTACGGCGACAAGGCACTCCATGACGCCCGCGATCAGCCTGCCCAGATCGGCGCCGGCGTGAGCGACCACCTCGACGCCATCGCGCGAGCGCTGTCCCGCCCCCACGTCCTCGACAGCATCCGCCAGCAGATATCTCCAGCAGAGAGCGCCCCGACCCATGCATGA
- a CDS encoding toxin produces MRKHEVREMKELLTELGKDAANVIRSRPAPAEAVMRAFCDALEKRTGRPIDMLFRAFPPELHVSGLRLDLGDRSMIVVEENTTVESKLVILGHELYHEAKGDCHHATAGIPAAARALTDAPDESAIQRAAELILASKNVPLDAVRAVSARLSADAHETSAESFGLLFGVAVRTWVEGLPYAQSPTTAATVEGRLKLSLGNRSGLLQ; encoded by the coding sequence ATGAGAAAGCACGAAGTGCGCGAAATGAAAGAGCTCCTGACCGAGTTGGGCAAGGACGCGGCGAACGTGATCAGGAGCCGCCCCGCACCGGCGGAGGCGGTGATGCGGGCCTTTTGCGACGCCCTGGAGAAGCGCACCGGCAGACCGATCGACATGCTCTTTCGGGCTTTCCCGCCTGAACTGCACGTCTCGGGACTGCGGTTGGACCTGGGCGACCGCTCGATGATCGTCGTCGAGGAGAACACGACCGTCGAGTCGAAGCTCGTCATTCTGGGCCACGAGCTGTATCACGAGGCCAAAGGGGACTGCCACCACGCCACCGCCGGCATCCCGGCGGCAGCTCGCGCACTCACCGACGCGCCGGACGAATCCGCGATCCAACGTGCCGCCGAGCTGATCCTCGCGTCCAAGAACGTTCCCCTCGACGCTGTACGGGCCGTGTCGGCGCGTCTGTCCGCAGACGCCCACGAGACCAGCGCCGAATCCTTCGGGTTACTCTTCGGCGTCGCGGTTCGCACCTGGGTCGAGGGGCTGCCGTACGCCCAGAGCCCCACCACGGCAGCCACCGTCGAAGGCCGACTGAAACTGTCGCTCGGGAACAGGAGCGGGCTGCTGCAATGA
- a CDS encoding type II toxin-antitoxin system PemK/MazF family toxin — MPDIPKPYRDHLRGSSGTRPTTWAIHLVWPLTVAFVCFLVVGDGVDQATRILLTLGYAGASFVWWRLSRIVSGKLPASLKPVARDLLAILLMAPVFWATGQLISMAILLAIVAVPVCVWFFVRSGRRKNQAPYANARAGEVWWAEVAYEEDAEMRKDRPIIIESVRPDAVLAFYVTSKDKDGRPGFTRLACPSTWDSEGRQSWAEYGKTRTVPVSDLRRYGATLPSGEFQRLCGEHANAVSTRQNWA, encoded by the coding sequence ATGCCGGACATACCCAAGCCGTACCGCGACCACCTGCGGGGGTCGAGCGGGACCCGACCCACCACCTGGGCGATCCACCTGGTGTGGCCCCTCACGGTGGCGTTCGTGTGCTTCCTGGTCGTGGGCGACGGAGTGGACCAGGCCACCCGGATACTTCTGACGCTCGGTTACGCGGGCGCGTCGTTCGTCTGGTGGCGGCTCTCCCGAATCGTCAGCGGGAAGCTTCCCGCCTCCCTCAAGCCGGTCGCCCGAGACCTTCTGGCGATACTCCTCATGGCGCCGGTCTTCTGGGCCACCGGCCAGTTGATCTCGATGGCGATTCTCCTCGCGATCGTCGCCGTCCCGGTGTGCGTCTGGTTCTTCGTCCGTTCCGGCCGCAGGAAGAACCAGGCTCCCTACGCGAACGCCCGGGCAGGCGAGGTCTGGTGGGCGGAAGTCGCCTACGAGGAGGACGCCGAGATGCGCAAGGACCGGCCGATCATCATCGAGTCCGTCCGCCCCGACGCCGTCCTCGCGTTCTACGTCACCAGCAAGGACAAGGACGGCCGCCCGGGCTTCACTCGGCTGGCCTGCCCGTCCACCTGGGACAGCGAGGGAAGGCAGAGCTGGGCCGAGTACGGGAAGACCCGCACCGTCCCGGTCTCCGACCTGCGTCGTTACGGTGCCACGCTGCCGAGCGGCGAGTTCCAGCGCCTGTGCGGCGAACATGCCAACGCCGTCTCCACCCGGCAGAACTGGGCGTGA